A genomic window from Lebetimonas sp. JH292 includes:
- a CDS encoding DUF507 family protein: MLIKEAQVPFLSRKIAYDLLNSGFVNYPKGIDNAIKEIEDIIMDDALWEREIEDKAREILAKQEEENEFLFYDVDRREVFKLIKKEIANEEGFNLKRDERIDDLAHFLVKELWDKELIDYDVRDGKIKNIVFKSIMDFLKREIEARDEVYKKLENYKRPLVPGSEEWELVFNRLYEQELRKRGLI, translated from the coding sequence ATGCTGATAAAAGAAGCTCAAGTGCCTTTTCTTTCCAGAAAAATTGCATATGATTTATTAAATTCAGGATTTGTGAATTATCCCAAAGGCATTGATAATGCTATTAAAGAAATTGAAGATATTATAATGGATGATGCTTTATGGGAAAGGGAAATAGAAGATAAAGCCAGAGAAATATTAGCAAAACAGGAAGAAGAAAATGAATTTTTATTTTATGATGTTGACAGAAGAGAAGTGTTTAAACTTATAAAAAAAGAAATTGCAAATGAAGAGGGGTTTAATTTAAAAAGAGATGAAAGAATAGATGATTTGGCACATTTTTTGGTAAAAGAATTATGGGATAAAGAATTAATTGATTATGATGTAAGGGATGGAAAAATAAAAAATATTGTTTTTAAATCTATAATGGATTTTTTAAAAAGGGAAATTGAAGCAAGGGACGAAGTTTATAAAAAGCTTGAAAACTACAAAAGGCCTTTGGTTCCTGGAAGTGAAGAGTGGGAACTTGTATTTAACAGACTTTACGAGCAGGAGTTAAGAAAAAGAGGACTAATTTAG